The following nucleotide sequence is from Carassius auratus strain Wakin unplaced genomic scaffold, ASM336829v1 scaf_tig00028484, whole genome shotgun sequence.
TACAAAGTCACAGGTACAGTTTACTATATTTAAACTTCAGGTACAACATTATttacagtgaaatcaaatcaataCAGCCATCACCAATGCTGCACTCTTTCTCCAAAATAACACTTTCTCATTCTCTGGTAACCTACTTTAAACTGAATATATAACTTGCAAACAATTTTTGATCCCTGAAAAGACTGAGTAAGAAATTAAAGCCATTTATCATACAGTGGTAAATGTCAAACTCAAGACTCTTTTCTGGAGTCATCTCTCAGATTGCGTGGCGGGCAGATGGGTCATGTTTTAGGGCTACTTCGCTCGTTTTATCATCTGTTACAGGTGATCatcaaatgaaaaacatgaatGACTAAAGAGAGTGGGAAAGTTAAAAAGGGAAATGGAGAAAGAGAATGGATTAGAACAGAGATACAGAACAGAAACAGGCCTGTTGAGCTCATAAACACCAAGCTAAAAGTAGAGCATTTAACTGTTACACACCATGCATTTCCCCATTGGCTCACAACATATGTTATGTGCAGACAACTTGGCTCACTGAGCAGCCTTATCTGAATGACAATCATGGTCGGATGAGAATACTGGGATTCTTGTGAAACAAACAATTGATAACAAATATCCTCAAATTAGGAATGTTTATCCAAAGATGAATGATGACTCTTGATGACACTAAATGTCATTTTCATATGATGCTTTGTGACATGTAACTGAATGATTAGCACACTTTAATAACATATCAGTAAGtgcaacataaaaacatttaaggTGTATTTAAAACTAAAGTGGATGGATCCAGAAAATGTAAGAACAAACACAGGGGAATGACATgccatggacacacacacacacacacacacattatataataaCACTTCAGACATTTACCCTAACAGCAAAAACAAACTGCACAAGAATACATACACACTTGAATCAAAGCATGCTAATCTATTTTCAGTTGAGTATTTTTAGGAGCAAGAACTCAGTGAGCATATATCAAAATATCACACCTCAACAGCtgcataaaaacaataaaacatacacTGCTGTATGTTTGTATTTGGTCAGATTTGTAATATTAGactcatcaaggttgcatttatttgatcaaaaatactgtaaaaataggaaaatattattacaaagtcttctattttaatactattttaaaatgtaatgtattcctctaatggtaaatctgaattttcagcagcattaaggccttcagtgttacatggtacattataaatcattcttatatactgatttggtgcttacaaatgtctttactttcacctCTGATACTGTACATTTAACTACACCCTTGATAAATAAAAGTCTTCATTTCATAATTAGAAAACACACTGAATAGTAGTTTAAAGAAATTCCTGTGTTTTTAATTCACTGACATTAGGACTGTCAATCATGCATGAAATTAAACTAACAAATAAGATTACACAATTTCATTGGCTGTCTATTGGTCTAAGGCACTTGGAAACCTGCTGGAACCTCGGCTTGGTCCATTTGCCAAGCAGCACAGTGGAGTAAACAATACAACACATGTTGGCCTTCAGACTTCAGAGTCAATGATATCTCATGTCACACCCCATCCCATTAGAGCGcctttaaaaacacacactcacatcatgAAACAAGTTGCCATCTTTAGCTTTATGCTTTGAGCTGGCACTGGTTCTTTCAAATGGACCTAAACAGTGCTGGCTTACTGTATAAACTAGTGGTTCTCCAAATTAGTAGTGTAAATGAGAAAGTAGAAACATTTTGTCGAATAGAGACTGTGCTGTGATCTATGTGGCTGATGCTTTTTGTTTATGCATTCATGATCACATGACTTACTGGTCAAAATCTCCTCGACTAAACACACTGTAAAAAGCAATTAGTTGAATTTACTTGGAAAACCTGTGGAAACTGATTACCTCAAATCTCTCAAGCAAATTAGTTAATCAATTTTGAGTTGATACAACTTATTGCAGCTTTGCAAATCTAACTTGGGTATTTGTAGTGGTAACTAGAAAACTTGAGTATTCGTAACTCAATCTGACCAGTTGAGCCAACTTACACATTCAAGATAATTTTAGTACAATCAAAAGAGTAAACTTAACAAGTCTGCTTGTTCACATTACTAGAAAAAAGTGTGGAAACTGATTACCTTAAATTTCTCAAGTAAGTTGTACTAAAAATTCTAAGTTAAAACAGACAAAATATCTTTGACACAACACTGGGACATTTATTTGTTCCATAAAACAATGTCATGCCTTCAAATCAACACAGCACACTGCATTTTTTCACATACAGCAATTACATACAATCAATGCTaccttttttgacatttttacctTTTCTCACAGTAGTGaaatacagcatttttttctaaaattagcACCTTTTCTAAAACAAACCACTTAACCCTGTTAAGCAAATTGCACGTTTTCCTACAGGAAACAAAAGATTCTTCTGTTTTTTTAGTACTGAACAACCttcctatttattttaaaagtttctttaaagactacactatattctaaaatataaaattacattccTGATTACTATTTTCTATCTCCGCAATGGTCAATTCTGAACAAACTGAAAAATGGTCAATCATGGCACAACAATGTTACAGCAACAGGCGATTTTTCAGGTTTGAGAGACTTGCCCCGAGTGACAATCACACTTTGAAAGAAATCAAACATGTTCTTCAGTACAGCAGGATACTCTACATTCAGAGCataaatgagccaaaaaagcagGCACATTGCTTTGGGAAGGTTTCCCAGATCATCCATTACAACTCTACCTTCCAAAATAATTGCAGTGAATGTGGCATCCAGATGCAAACAGTAAGGCACGGTTGCAGAGTCCTCAGGTATCACAAACAATATTCCGATTGAAATTCCGGACATCTCTCCTTTGTCATCACAGTCCTAAAAACATGAGCAGCATATGACAAGAATGAAGTGAAAGTAACATCATACATTCAGAACATATATTCAtgttaaaaatatgcaaataaattaacGTATTATGACGCAAAGTTCTTTTCATATTTGACACAGCAGCAGATGCAGAGGATGATTTTGTTTTCCTGCGATATATTTTGAATTTCCCACAATTGTTTTTTACTTGAGCtgccacaaaataaaatgtattctttttatttaagctgcagtccataacttGGTGCTCaggcggttaataaacagaactgtctGTGTCTTGTATAAGAAcgttgtagccggagctacttttTATGTCGAtaagaataaaactaaaaataagttttgtttttttgacaaatCACAAAAATCTACTAATTTAACTTAAGTTCAGTGTTTATTCAAGACATgtgaacagtcagtaataaagtAAGAACTAATGAGCAAATCACAAGCAGTCGCaccaaataaatacacaacaacAAAGCCACAAAATAAACAGGGGTTTAAGTTTCAGGCAGTTCTAACAattcagctgcagaaattgaataattaaatgtaaagcaACACTGAATTATCTTCactacataaattaaatatacattgtcTGGCCAAAATAAAATTCTAACACTTAAGTATTTCCAAggattattttgttgttgtttggccAGGCAATGTAATTTCTATAGCTAAATACTATTGTTAGAACTACCCCAAAAAACGTAAACCCCCGTTTATTTTGTGTCTTTGTAGTTGTGTATTTATTTGGTGCTAGtgcttgtgatttgttcattagttcttattttattactgactgtttacttgttaccacaagaccacaggaaacagatgattcttctgcacaatctgactttgctgcaacctggaattgaactactggtttcgtctggtcagaggagaactggcaccccaactgagcctgggttctcccaaggtttttttctccattctgtcaccaatgaagtttcggttccttgccgctgtcgcctctggcttgcttagttggggtcacttcatctacagcgatatcgttgacttgattgcaaataaatgcacagacactatttaactgaacagagatgacatcactgaattcaatgatgaactgcctttaactatcattttgcattattgacacactgttttcataataaatgttgttcaattgctttgacgcaatgtattttgtttaaagcgctatataaataaaggtgacttgacttgtgaaTAAACACTGAACTTTTAGTTAAAATAGTAGATTTTGTGGTGATACCAAAATGGGTCAAAACAATAAAAGCTCCAGTCCGtagctttttgttttgtgttcaaaattgaCAATTTCTATAATGAGTCAGTACGTCACGAATCCATTTTACAAACCATGTTTTTGGTTTCTTTGGGCAAAAAAGGATTCTTGTAGTTATTTTTAGTTaagtttgaaccactgatgtcccaTGGaatattttaacgatgtccttactacatttctggctTTTGGAACATTTTAGTTACATTGCTGTCAATGCAGGATCAGGAAGCTCTTCGATTTCATTCAAAATGCGTACATTTTTATTCTGAAGATGGATGAAactcttacgggtttggaacaacaaaaggctgagtgattaatgacaatttttgtttttatttttgggtgaactatccatttacaCAACTATGTCAGAAGAAACACCCATCTCCATATATTTCAGGATGACAGTGTCAAGATTCTTTGGACCAaaagtgtgaagaaaaaaaaggttcagtGAGCATGAggaatcattttcatttatgaaTTGAATTGATCTTCACCCTACTGAAAGCCTTTAGGATATGCTGGAGTTGGCTTGACTCTCCCATTGTCATTACAAGATCTTGGCCAAAAATTAATGCAACTCTTGATGGAAATAAATGTTTCCTAACATTGTTGAAACAATGTCTCAATGAAAGCACAAAATGACGACAGCTATAGGTAGCccaatgaaaaatttaaaaaaaaaaacaatgtaatctCAACATTGTCATTTCGGCATATGGACAGGAgtacttaaataaaatataaaaagctacACACCGCATTAATTAGGGATCAAATAATTATTGTCAAACTACAACATGCAAGAAACATCAATCACTTCAATAatgattacattataaaatattaagtatttgCTTATTAGCGATTAGTTCTTgttgaagggatagttcgcccaaaagtgagtattctgtcattaattactcacagtcatgttgttttaaaccagtaagacctttgttcatcttcagaacacaaattaagataattcTGATGAGATACCTCCTCTTTTCTGTTCTCCTTATCGGACTGTTGTCCTTAATTGTACCAACCTTTGTCTAATTTCCTAAACATTATTACCTCTTTTCGTTCTCATGATCTTACTCTCTTATCTAActaatatttttttgctttaattttttattttctattaattcttaatttatctttcactttttctgtatcctaatttttttcatatttcttaaTTACATTTCCTATCAGGTCGCAAAATTGGTTTAAGAAGTGTTTGCAACAGTTAAATAACCAGAATAATCACAGACAAAGCTACTTACAAAACATGTCTTGTAAAAATCAGTCGGGTCTGCTCTAAGGAGAAGTGGAAGGCCATGAAGAACGGCTGTTCGCCTACCAATGATTTCAGATTTCTGTAAAGTTATGTAACATTGTAAAAAGTAAGAGTTAATAGCATTCAtagcacaaacacaacacagagcaacagttgttttaccagaaaataaataaatagggtgTGCCTGTGTAGCTTACCTCATTTTCAATCTGTTGCAGAATCTTCTTAAGGTTACATCCAATGTCTCCCCCTTTGGCCTTGAAGATATGAATGAACCGTTGAGTGAATCTGTCCAGTTCTTGAAAATTCGGTTTGCAGGTTTTTGCCAGATATGCGACTGAACTCcaatatcaaaaaataaataaataaaaaaaaggtaagcCAGACTAAAATTAATCACGTCACTGAAACATGCAAGTATAAATTAAACATCAACCTCAAAAGTGGTAAATGAAGTTGAATTTCGATTTTAAATCTGCATAGAAAATGTTCCGACTGGATCACCTCCTCCTCGATTTCACTCCTTTTGGCAAAGCAGAACCGACACTGCCAATCAATGAGCACCTAAATTATCAGAAAGAcacaaaaagtaaatttttaattatattaattataaattaaatgtagagTAGACATTACTCTTAAAATTGCAATTTCAGTATGGACACTGcaccatttcattatttttcaggTGCTGCCTCTATGGATTCTGTGCAGGGCTCCTCAAAACTGCGAAGTAGGCAGTGAAATATCAAAGGGGTATTCTTAAGTGCATTGGTCTGGCTACCATGTACGTTACCTGATGTGAATGATTTTTCGTTAAGTGCACTCTAAGTGAATTAAATGACTTGAACATAGACAATCGGTATAGATACATGGAATTGGAGTACTTCTTCCATATTTCAATCGGTAGTGTTTTAGCAGCTGAGCactcttttcacacacacaaaaaaaggtgaATTTACACTTCCACTGCATGAATAAATCACAAAATCGAATATAGAAATGACTTAATGAAGCTATCGTAACGCATAAGTTATCTCACGCGGTTCATTTCCACGTGAACGACACGTGAAGAGCATGTTCTAGAAGCGGAGTAAGTTACAGGCCTCACAGTTAACGGCCTATGACAAAGCTCTTACAACTGATTAAAATCTCTTCCAAACTGTATATTCAAAACAATGTTTACTGAAAATCGATTTCAGTAATGTAACAAATAAGAAACTGGTCTCAACTGATGGTTAGACAGTAACGTATAACTTTACTTCGTTTAAACTAAGTTAATAAAATGGACCTTTTGCGCTTACAACACATcgagcaaaataaattattttaagtttttatgctCAATACAATGACGACAGCGTACACGGTGAGAACTTAGTTTATAAGTAGGTTATCCACATACCTAGTTGTGCTGCCACACATCTGAAGttcgtcgtcgtcgtcgtcgtctCGATTCCGAACACCTGCGTCCATTTAACATTGCGCATGCGCAGAGACTGCGTCAAGCGGGATGAAAACGAGTTGACGAAaaattcttcctcttctttagTTTTCTGGCGGTTACAGGCCGAGTTGAAGAAATGGCAACAGTTCTTAAACATATATTAATTGTTTCGTCCAGACCTGCCAATAAGCTTAAATCTTATTGGttgttcatttatttcaccccACCAATGGGGAAAATTaagaacaatattttttatattcatatattcaaaCCATAAACCATTGTACCATAAAACATGGctgctttatacacacacacacacacacatatatatatatatatatatacatatacgtatacatatatatacatacacacacacacacacacacacacacacacatatatatatatatatatatatatatatatatatatatatatatatacatatacatttacatatatatatttgatggaaAATGTACTGACTTCTCTATATGTTATTCATTATGTTTTTTGTGCCAACCACATTGTTGTGTCAGCCTAGTCCAATACACTAGATGTTCTAAAGTTCGGATTACTTAAGATATTTAGTTTAACTACCACATCTAACTGAAAGTTAATATTACACAGCCTAATCGAGTAAAACCAACAAATTTGCCAAAATCAGTTGTATTTACAAGCTTCTCTTAAGTAGATTCAATgattactttttacagtgcacatgGTTCAGTACAGTCAGTAGAAGCagcagtacatatatatatatatctatatatataatattttttaaatattacgttcgattttcttattttaaacctGACAAAATCTATTTagttttatgcttaaaacaaggaaaagaaaaaaagcaacatCACAAATTTATACTCTGTACGTCTTAATATTTAAGTatgtcaagattttttttttctggaaaacacaacaaaaatataaataaaaaatgtagattttttttttgggggggggggggggggcttatgTGACAGACAAAACAAGtcctttatatataaatatatatatatgtttttttctgtcttaGATTCCACATTCAGTCCTCATGGTCCACAACCACAGACAAcgattataacaataataatgctaCCATTTTATGTGTGACTGATGTGTTAACACAAACAGCTGGTGCTGCGGATGTGAGGCTGGAAATAAAGGGCAATAGTGCTACACGTACAGTTATATTAAAGCTTTTtctgcacacgcacgcacacacacagagcaatagAAATGATCTGCGCTCTGAGACAGTCTCTGCCACTAAAATGTCATCTGAAACATTTACAGTGTCACACACTCCATCAAACAGCCATTGCAGATGTCTACAAAGCTTTATGATGGCATGCTAGTTTTTAGAGTTTATCTCAGCGTGCATCTTCACATTAAATACACAGACAATCCAGACTGAGCAGACGTCTCATTTTAAATCACCATAGGATATGTATTCATATTAGGATGGAAGTTATAAATCACAGAAGAACTGTAAAAAATGTCTCCATTATAGTGGCTTTTTGTTTACAAGACTCAGCGGGGAAGAATATAATGACTTATTTCATATGAACATCAAAACATCATTAACTTCATCAGTACTTTTGTCTTGATATCCAGTAAAAAAATTCAcacatacttaaaatatatatatattatttatttgagaagcaaaaCTGCATAAGATAATGATTAAGAAAAGGATTTTTGCAGTGTAAAGCTTACGAGCTgctaaaataatgaatacatgCTTCACATCAGGTTATTAATCATCTCTATGAATCCGTCAGTACTCAGCACTGCTGTGGGGTCTCTGTTCAGAGACCACAAGTTCCCTGTAGCTCAGCACTTTATAAGCTTTGCAGTGATTAAGTGCAACAATTAACTCAAGCTAGGGAAATACAGTTACCGGTCTAATTAAATCGAGATCTGCCCCGAGGAGCAAAACTTGGCAACAACATATCAGAAACAACAGATCAGGTAAAAATAAGAAATTCTTACATATGGAAGCAAAGCAGAGCTTGCAAAATCATGTTATGGCAGTTTTGAGCCTTACACCAAGTACACTTATCTTTCAACGACACAAATTCACACAGATTCCGAGCGATCAGAGCAAATAATAGGAGATAGCGGACGCCCGCTCCAAACACCAGCGAGCAGTGCAGCACTTCAGAGCTTTTCAGAAAAACCACAGCTGAACAAGTGCAGCTGGTCACAGGTTACTGAATCCATCCCACACAAAACACACGATTTGTGCACAAAagtggatatttttacctcagaaATGTTTGCTATAAATTATGCATGGCAAACATCATTGGGTATTGTGTCCTAATAATCATCAACGCCACATGATTTTGCACTGCAACAATTTGCTATTAGCATTATTTCACACCACTCAATAAAGAGAACACTAACTGGGACACAGACATATTTTTCCACTCTCTGCTGACAGTAGATTAGCCACACATAACAGATCAGCATATTTCCACGCAGAAATCATTGTAGAGGGGAAGAGTTCTCATTTCTAATTGCTTTATTGACTTTGCTATCAAGCTTTGTTGGATTGCCAACATacacaatgcatataaaattgaACGTGGAGATCTAGAGCCAGATCATATACACAGTgctgaaaagaaaataatttgctCCTGTTTATTTAGCAATTGTTTTAAATAGAATAATGTGCTCATATTTTATGTGAAACTTAATCTCTTAAGGGCAACTGAGTGCTGTGACATGGATCTTATGAAGGCTAAGAATACCTCTGTGAGACAAATTGGAAACCAGCTGAGAGACCAGAAATCAGATGGACATTTGCGCACTACTGTAACGCAGAACATTAGTTTGGTGTGAATTATACAAGTGACTATGGTGTAGGGGAGAGCGAGGTAAGACCTGTCACTTAGGTTTTCCTCTAGGCAAGAATAAATTAGATGTGAAGCTAATACAGACAGGTGATTCTAATTCACTATGTCAGCATGTATAATAAAGACAGAAATTTGACTGAAATATGTAGACGTGCCCTGACTTAGGGGTAAACTGTGTCATTGCTATTAGTATCCTGAACCATTGGGTCTAATTATTCAAACAACATTTTTAGCATAAAGCATAATAATATACAATCCAATTCCCAAATCCAATTATTTAGCTCCACATATTTTCATGAATCTGTAAGACAACAGTGCTAGCCATCGAGCCCCAAACcgcttttacattaaaaatatgacTTGCACATTACTTATGtactttgaatgaatgaattaattaattaaggacTTATGACAGACTCATGCATCTCTCAAACTCAGCCTGTGTATATGATGGGCCCTTTATAAATGTATGATCATGTGACAAACTTTGCATAGCTACACTGGAGGCCAACACAGCTTACCCACTGACATGTTGCCACACTCACTTCCAAGTTATGCAAGTTATGAGAGGGTGGAAGATACCAACCACAGAAATTGCTGGCGAAGACCTTGCTGCCACATGGAGATTTTGGTGCAAAAGCAATGAGGGATAAACCCAAGAGTGTGTGAGTTATTGATCCAGAAGCACAGATGTGACATGCATGAATGGCAGCACTCTAGTTGCCAGAAGAACCACATGACCAGTAAATGAGACACCCTGGGGATCaaacatttttcaacatgaacattatgTTCTAGGCAAGagtgcataaataataaaactgattaaacattaaaacactcAAAAGCATTAAGATTCTGAAAACCCGCTATGAAGAGACAAAAGTTTGCCAGAGGAGAGTCAAACAATCTGCCACACCTACTCTACTTTTTCGAAGTGatgaactaactgatctctgcttcattacagtttgcacgaTTTTTTggcgcgaacgttgatcttccttcaaaacagcaaaAGAGTCGCACGGTAACGCGActcgtcatcacttcgacacggcattagatctggcttttgttcacacagcgctagTCCTGAGTtaaacccggcaatgttactaggtccccgacccgggttcaatgccagaatcaatccccggacgtgtttgctttcacacagaaggcgacctggcaatgttccggcaatatgccgggtccgacgtgcagtgtgaaaggggcttatgagctgtttttagactaatgagAAAGTTTTGCGTTCTGAAAAATACAgagtgtttttataattaaaatgacctcctatatatcaaataatattgatgatttctcagttcatgacccctttaatatgacTAGATACTGTAAAATGCCACAATTAttgcaaaacaatacaaaatgctATTTGGGCTTTGCTCTCTGAATAAAGAAAAAAGCACCTTAAGATGAACATAATGTTCCAGGTgagaacacaaaaaaaattgcCAAAACCATTCTAGAATCTCTTTGTTTGGGCAGACAGCTCTGCGCCTCATGGCCTTTCTCTTGAATGATGTGATTGGGATCAGTTTCCATGGACACACCCAGTGATGTGTGCTCTAGTCTGCAGGTGTGATGTGAGCCTAGGTGCTGTATGTCAGATTACAGCTACTGTATTACAGGGTTTTTGTGCTTTGAATTTTTTGATGAGCCGTTTTTTGATCAGATGAGTTTTTTTTCATTGAGCGAGCTCGCTAACTGAATTCTGCTCTATGGCAAACTAATTCTCTCATTACAAAACAACGCAGTGCAGAAGTGCGTATGATGTAAGATattcatttcacagtgtaaacagcttcagtgattcTAATGGGAGGTTTTGAGAGTGTGAACTCTAGCCAGATTGAAGTCAGTGATAATGTTCTTTGATAACGTAAATGTTCTCTGCTGTCTTTTTGTACAATAAAAGTTATGTAATTAGTAACTTACGATGTTTTGAATAAATTCATGTTAAATGCAAAGTCAatcgtattaaaaatattctaTGGCATGACATCAATATCTGGtagcttaagtaaaaaaaaagacggGTTTTATCGTTACAAAAGCTATTAAAGCCATAAAAGCCATTGGAAAAATCACAGCTTTTTCTGCAAGAGGGCAAGAAAGGATGATAGTGAGAGAAGCCTAGGTTAAAACTTAATCATTCTCAGCTACAGTCTGGAAAAAATGAGggccaaaagaaaaacaaacaaaaccaataaGCAACCAAAGTCACAGTGACCTTTTTTCAACTACTTGGTAATGGTGACGTTTCCATGTAAAGTAGTTGTAAGCACTTTCTTTTATTATCTGTCCTGACCAGcgactgttttttatttaattaataaaaatgataagcaaaaatcacaaaactgtttctttgtatttattttaaacttattgTCAGGCTTCACGTTGAGGTAGGAAACTTTTTACTGTGTGTTTATGGATGACCACCAGCCACCACCAAAGACCATTTTTGACCCAGAAAAACCCTGTAAAGAGTTTTAAAGAAGCTGATTATGTTATCAGAGGGTATGATGAA
It contains:
- the LOC113079529 gene encoding uncharacterized protein LOC113079529 isoform X2; the encoded protein is MVLIDWQCRFCFAKRSEIEEEVIQSEHFLCRFKIEIQLHLPLLSSVAYLAKTCKPNFQELDRFTQRFIHIFKAKGGDIGCNLKKILQQIENEKSEIIGRRTAVLHGLPLLLRADPTDFYKTCFDCDDKGEMSGISIGILFVIPEDSATVPYCLHLDATFTAIILEGRVVMDDLGNLPKAMCLLFWLIYALNVEYPAVLKNMFDFFQSVIVTRGKSLKPEKSPVAVTLLCHD
- the LOC113079529 gene encoding uncharacterized protein LOC113079529 isoform X1; this encodes MVLIDWQCRFCFAKRSEIEEEVIQSEHFLCRFKIEIQLHLPLLRYWSSVAYLAKTCKPNFQELDRFTQRFIHIFKAKGGDIGCNLKKILQQIENEKSEIIGRRTAVLHGLPLLLRADPTDFYKTCFDCDDKGEMSGISIGILFVIPEDSATVPYCLHLDATFTAIILEGRVVMDDLGNLPKAMCLLFWLIYALNVEYPAVLKNMFDFFQSVIVTRGKSLKPEKSPVAVTLLCHD